In the Candidatus Stygibacter australis genome, GGCTGGAGTTTCAGGTGGTTATTATAATGATTCCATCTATCTTGGCAGCGTTACTTTAGCAGATAATACTTCCACTTATGGTGTTGGAGGTATTTATGTGGAGAATACCGATGATGTCACTCTGGAAGTAGTAAATTGCATTATCTGGGACAATGATGGGACACCGCAAGTGCCCACTGGAACGGATATTGAGATCACCTACAGTGATGTAGAAGGATTAAATACAGGTACTGGTAATATCAATACTGATCCTGAATTTGAACTATCATTTTCTTATCCACTGGAATATTATAGTCCTTGTATAAATAAAGGTAATGATGACAGCGATTATGATGATCCTGATGGTTCTGTGGCTGATATGGGCTGGAACCCTTATGAACATGATATATATAAATGGGCAGCCAGTGCCAGCTCACGAGTATATATATGGAAATGCTTCCCAAACTTGCCTCTTGATCATAGTAGCTATACTGAAAACGAAGGATGGGATATTGATGTGGATGAAGCATGGGAGAACTGGAATCCTGATCCTACTGGATTAAATTCATGGTATAAAGATGCTACTGCTGTTAATGGGACATATATAAATCAAGTTTGGACATGGACTCCAAATACATACCAGGTTTGCAGTTATAAAGGATATAAAATACAGCGAACCGGGACTGGATTTCCGGTGATGTTTTCCAGAGGATTACTTTGTGAAGCTGATGTTGAGTTAGTTACTACTACGACAGGTGAAGACTGGTTAGGCTACTTTTTACCATCTACTCAGAAAGTTCTGGATGCCTTCCCCAGTGATGTAGCAGATGATGCCATTAAAATCTGGACACAAGACTGGTGCATCAGTAGAAGCACAACCAGCGATCCCTGGACAGGTACTCCTGCTTCCTGTACCTTGCATTATATGGATGCCGTAATGATAACCACGGTTGACAATGATTACAGATTTGAATGGGAAACTCCTGCGCGAGAAGAGGAACTCGGTTACCGTCCGGTAGCAGAGCATTTTACTTTTGTGGATGAGATAGATTATCAGCCTGTATATGTGTATTTTGAGGCAGATAATCTGCCGCAGGAAGTGGCAGTATATGTGAATGATGTCTGCAAGGGTGCACAGGTAGTGGAAGATACAATCAGTCAGATCTGTGCTTATATCCTGGAAGAAGATGAGGGTGAAGAAATAGAATTTGCCTTCTGGTATGATGATCGCAGTGAGATCGAGCGCTGTAACAGCTATCTGGTATTTAATGAAGATAGCGGGGAATATGAGCAGCAAAGTTTACTGACCGGTACTCCGGGAATACATTATGAGGTATCCTTTAAAGGCGGATATGAAGAAGTCATTCCAGTAGATCATAATCTGCTTTGCTATCCTAATCCATTCAATCCGGAACTGACCATTTCATTTAATCTGGAAGAAACTCGTTTGGTAAAGCTGGATGTGTATAATATCAGAGGCCAGAAAGTGAAAAGTCTGGCTGCTGAGACCTTCCGACCAGATGACTATAATATAGTCTGGAAGGGAGATGATAATGCCGGCAATAAGGTGAGTAGCGGAGTGTATTACATCAGATTGCAGGTAGGAGAAGAAATAGTAAACCGGAAAGTGATATTGATGAAATAACGTGACTCGAGACTCGTAATTCGAAACTCGATAAAGCCTGGCGCCCTTCGGGGCGTCAGGTTAATATAAAAGGATATGATTATGAAAAAAGCATTTCTGATTTGGGCATTTTTACTGATTTGTATATTACAGGGGACAACAATTATTGTGGATATTGAAGGTGCAGGTAATTATTTATCGATTCAAGAAGGGATCAATGCCAGTACAAATGGAGATACTGTGCTGGTATATCCGGGCAGGTATTATGAGAATATTGATTATAATGGTAAGGAAATTACAGTTGCCAGTTTGGAATTAACCACCGGTAACAGGGATTATGTTCATAACACAATTATTGATGGTAATCAGAATAGCTGTTGCGTTGCACTTCATAATAATGAAGGAGAGGGTACTATATTGAGGGGATTTACGATAACAAATGGAATTGGTTATCAAGATCCCTATGGAAGATTTGGAGGAGGTATCTATTCTTATGAAACAAGTTTCAGCCTGATAAATTGTTTAATAGAACAAAATAGAGGAATAATTGGAGGAGGAATATTTATTGATGGTGGTAATGTATATTTAGAAGGAAATACTATCAGGTGTAACACTGCAGATATGTATGGTGGGGGATTGATGAGTTGTCATTTAACATCCTATATAACTTTTTCTGAAGATAATAGAAATAACTTTTATTATAATATTGCTATTACGGGAAATGATATTTACAACTCTATAGATGATAATGGATTACTGACAGATGTAGTGGTTGATACATTTACTGTAACTGAGCCTTTTGGGTATGAATTCTATCAGGGAGAAGGCAATTGTGAAAACCAGAGCTATGATACAAGATTTGAAATGCTGCATTCAAAGAGAGAGAGGGTATATACGGATATGTATATTTCTCCGGATGGCAATGATGAAAACAGTGGCGTAACACCAGAAGAACCTCTACAGACCATAAATCAGGCATTACACTTCATTACTGCAGATGAAGATAATCCACTTACAATCCACCTGGAAAATGGAGTTTACTCAACGGAATTAAATAATCAAATATTTCCAGTAATATTAAGATCTCATGTATCAATAATTGGAGAGTCAGTTGAGAATACAATAATTGAATTAGATGGGATTGATCAGAGTTTTGCAATTGATCTAATGAGTGATTTAGGATATGAAATAAAGAACCTGACAATTACTAATGGCTATGCAAATGGTATGACAAACCTTTGGGCAAGGATAATCAATATAGATAATACTTCTTCATCAGTAAATCCAATATTACTGGAAAATTTACGGATACTTGACAATCAATACATGCAATTATTTATGATAAGTACAGCTAATGCGACAATGCGGAATATCATTTTCGAGAATAATATCTATTATCCTACATCTGATATCCTGCGTAATTATATGAATAATCATGGTTTCGATTGTACTGTCTTAATGGAAAACTGCATAAGCAAAAATAATCATGCCGGTGGTTTATGCTTAGATTCAGCAGGAACCAATCAAGGCGCACATAACTTTAATATTGTAAATTGCGAATTCAGTGATAATGAATTTCATAACAACTATACTGACTATACTGTGGGTATATCTGTGTTTTGTATTGATAAATATAACCTGAATGTGATTAACAGTACCTTTGCAGGAAATGTATTTGATGGAGTTTATGTAGAAAATGCACCACTCAGATTGGCTTATGACATTGAGGCAGAGATCATGAATACCATAATCTATGATAATGAAACGGCATATTCAATTATTCTTCGTGGGAATAACACTTTAGGAATACCGGTTGTAGATGTACATCACAGCATAATTGAGGATGGAATTGATGGAGTATATATTGAGGGATTTGGTATCCTGAACTGGGATGAAGATACAATTAGTGAAGAAGATCCATTATTTATGTATGAAGGTGAATATCCCTATAAACTGCAAGAAGGTTCCCTGGCAATAGATGCAGGTTCTTTGGAATTACCGGA is a window encoding:
- a CDS encoding T9SS type A sorting domain-containing protein — encoded protein: AGVSGGYYNDSIYLGSVTLADNTSTYGVGGIYVENTDDVTLEVVNCIIWDNDGTPQVPTGTDIEITYSDVEGLNTGTGNINTDPEFELSFSYPLEYYSPCINKGNDDSDYDDPDGSVADMGWNPYEHDIYKWAASASSRVYIWKCFPNLPLDHSSYTENEGWDIDVDEAWENWNPDPTGLNSWYKDATAVNGTYINQVWTWTPNTYQVCSYKGYKIQRTGTGFPVMFSRGLLCEADVELVTTTTGEDWLGYFLPSTQKVLDAFPSDVADDAIKIWTQDWCISRSTTSDPWTGTPASCTLHYMDAVMITTVDNDYRFEWETPAREEELGYRPVAEHFTFVDEIDYQPVYVYFEADNLPQEVAVYVNDVCKGAQVVEDTISQICAYILEEDEGEEIEFAFWYDDRSEIERCNSYLVFNEDSGEYEQQSLLTGTPGIHYEVSFKGGYEEVIPVDHNLLCYPNPFNPELTISFNLEETRLVKLDVYNIRGQKVKSLAAETFRPDDYNIVWKGDDNAGNKVSSGVYYIRLQVGEEIVNRKVILMK
- a CDS encoding choice-of-anchor Q domain-containing protein; the protein is MKKAFLIWAFLLICILQGTTIIVDIEGAGNYLSIQEGINASTNGDTVLVYPGRYYENIDYNGKEITVASLELTTGNRDYVHNTIIDGNQNSCCVALHNNEGEGTILRGFTITNGIGYQDPYGRFGGGIYSYETSFSLINCLIEQNRGIIGGGIFIDGGNVYLEGNTIRCNTADMYGGGLMSCHLTSYITFSEDNRNNFYYNIAITGNDIYNSIDDNGLLTDVVVDTFTVTEPFGYEFYQGEGNCENQSYDTRFEMLHSKRERVYTDMYISPDGNDENSGVTPEEPLQTINQALHFITADEDNPLTIHLENGVYSTELNNQIFPVILRSHVSIIGESVENTIIELDGIDQSFAIDLMSDLGYEIKNLTITNGYANGMTNLWARIINIDNTSSSVNPILLENLRILDNQYMQLFMISTANATMRNIIFENNIYYPTSDILRNYMNNHGFDCTVLMENCISKNNHAGGLCLDSAGTNQGAHNFNIVNCEFSDNEFHNNYTDYTVGISVFCIDKYNLNVINSTFAGNVFDGVYVENAPLRLAYDIEAEIMNTIIYDNETAYSIILRGNNTLGIPVVDVHHSIIEDGIDGVYIEGFGILNWDEDTISEEDPLFMYEGEYPYKLQEGSLAIDAGSLELPEGVVLPEYDLAGNLRIRGNGIDIGAYEYNPFSNPVHEDELEYSNLNYYPNPVRISEGRGAVIINYTGLMQVEDYQIGIYNIKGQKVWGSELKRGYSGIRWDCCNDNGDKVAAGVYFLRLSKDGEYLEQGKLTVVK